A single window of Archangium gephyra DNA harbors:
- a CDS encoding DUF6310 domain-containing protein, translating to MSAPMDPVQQRSRIGKADLDQARALLSRARNDLEPRHWESLDRKLTSAERAFERFSRAAKTSGQATEVVRGAEGLAQAGRVSTVAGALSRVGPVLVALVLLWPSSTAGPESDSCPPWGDAQLEFEARLRDVSESSRQLMAELEAQPPRAKAPAQEPSPQNQLVSALTQEDDPKCKPIPVPHLGGNDPHNKCADKVPNNSFPGWDVLVNGKNFDALQMATRTLWDVKTDDFDKHGSRSQEFFIKVKLPEIRREKKLAEACGYNFSVGVRSKVHLTALRAAEPSLTVVLMDWC from the coding sequence GTGTCCGCGCCGATGGACCCGGTGCAGCAACGATCGCGGATTGGAAAGGCGGACCTGGACCAGGCCAGGGCGCTGCTCTCTCGGGCGCGCAATGACTTGGAGCCGCGTCACTGGGAATCGTTGGATCGCAAGCTCACCTCAGCGGAACGGGCCTTCGAGCGCTTCTCCAGAGCCGCGAAAACGAGCGGGCAGGCCACCGAGGTGGTGAGGGGGGCGGAGGGTCTCGCCCAGGCTGGACGCGTAAGCACGGTCGCTGGAGCACTCTCCCGGGTGGGCCCGGTGCTCGTGGCCCTCGTCCTGCTCTGGCCCTCCAGCACGGCTGGCCCTGAGTCTGACAGCTGCCCGCCCTGGGGTGACGCTCAACTGGAGTTCGAGGCACGGCTGCGGGACGTCTCGGAGTCTTCGCGGCAGCTCATGGCGGAGCTTGAGGCCCAGCCTCCTCGGGCGAAAGCACCGGCCCAGGAGCCCTCGCCGCAGAACCAGCTTGTGTCCGCCCTCACGCAGGAAGATGACCCGAAATGCAAGCCCATCCCGGTGCCACACCTGGGCGGTAATGACCCGCACAACAAATGCGCCGACAAAGTTCCGAACAACAGCTTCCCCGGCTGGGATGTGCTCGTGAATGGGAAGAACTTCGATGCGCTGCAAATGGCCACACGCACGTTGTGGGACGTCAAGACGGATGATTTTGACAAGCACGGTTCGCGATCCCAGGAGTTCTTTATCAAAGTAAAGCTGCCGGAGATAAGGCGCGAGAAAAAGCTCGCCGAAGCGTGCGGATATAACTTTTCCGTCGGCGTGCGTAGCAAAGTACATCTGACCGCTCTGCGCGCGGCAGAACCCTCCCTCACGGTCGTTCTCATGGATTGGTGTTGA
- a CDS encoding SPFH domain-containing protein, whose product MKRMDLRMLGLFVLLALPVVQGCACHSTEANEVGVLTRKFTVMGSRGVQPETYAPGATYFFFPPFSTDWDTFETKLQNLRMSAKVEGEKGRTDDIEFKTVDGNDIAVDVTVAWRIDPAKAPHLMQKVGRTTLDVENRLVRPATRALVRDALNVLRSEDFYTADKRFAAAETARKLLEDALLPEGVIVEQVILQEHRFNPEYEKVIREKKLAEQTAEKLRSEAQAAAEEAKRNLESAKGTVSQKIAQAQGELEQTKLGADAELVRATNEATAILKEAEAKSKGIAKENEAMAGAGGRTMVKMRIAEALMGKQIIFMPSGGRSGATLQTMDMNQILTQYSTSKATQTSRNQE is encoded by the coding sequence ATGAAGCGCATGGACTTGCGGATGCTGGGGTTGTTCGTGCTGCTGGCGCTGCCGGTGGTGCAGGGGTGCGCGTGCCACTCGACGGAGGCCAACGAGGTGGGCGTGCTCACGCGGAAGTTCACGGTGATGGGCTCGCGGGGCGTGCAGCCGGAGACGTACGCACCGGGCGCCACCTACTTCTTCTTCCCGCCGTTCTCCACGGACTGGGACACCTTCGAGACGAAGCTGCAGAACCTGCGGATGAGCGCGAAGGTCGAGGGGGAGAAGGGCCGCACGGACGACATCGAGTTCAAGACGGTGGACGGCAACGACATCGCGGTGGACGTGACGGTGGCCTGGCGCATCGATCCCGCGAAGGCGCCGCACCTGATGCAGAAGGTGGGGCGCACGACGCTGGACGTGGAGAACCGGCTGGTGCGGCCGGCGACGCGGGCGCTGGTGCGCGACGCGTTGAACGTGCTGCGCTCGGAGGACTTCTACACGGCGGACAAGCGCTTCGCGGCGGCGGAGACCGCGCGCAAGCTGCTGGAGGACGCGCTGCTGCCCGAGGGCGTCATCGTGGAGCAGGTGATTCTGCAGGAGCACCGCTTCAACCCCGAATACGAGAAGGTGATTCGGGAGAAGAAGCTGGCCGAGCAGACGGCGGAGAAGCTGCGCTCGGAGGCGCAGGCGGCGGCGGAGGAGGCCAAGCGCAACCTGGAGTCGGCCAAGGGCACGGTGTCGCAGAAGATCGCCCAGGCGCAGGGTGAGCTGGAGCAGACGAAGCTGGGGGCGGACGCGGAGTTGGTGCGGGCCACCAACGAGGCGACGGCGATCCTCAAGGAGGCCGAGGCGAAGTCGAAGGGTATCGCCAAGGAGAACGAGGCGATGGCGGGCGCGGGCGGCCGGACGATGGTGAAGATGCGCATCGCCGAGGCGCTGATGGGCAAGCAGATCATCTTCATGCCCAGCGGCGGGCGCAGTGGGGCCACGCTGCAGACGATGGACATGAACCAGATCCTCACCCAGTACTCGACGAGCAAGGCCACGCAGACGTCACGCAACCAGGAGTGA
- a CDS encoding SPFH domain-containing protein, with translation MSKAGEKILAALKQPRTRMFWPLGVLLFGGLFAYNVCTVYIRPYESGVKQVILGGSKGIRDTVYGPGLHWVTPGAERMHRFPTDLQLLEMADNPAEVGEGADHRVVRAIRIQTSEGYTVSADVTVLYRIENPFKVMTQIGPGRLYEDSAVIPRAEQVLRRTLGEMDADDFYKGDRRDKAVAQAQKLLVSELEPKGIRVTHVLLRQYRYDSRYQQAIEQRKIQDQSVFKNMAEAAAAQAEAEKNKIIAVGQATVQVELSRGDAEVAKLRSEAELYRRTKAAEGDLVVKLARAKGIELENAALRGAGSENMVGLKMADVLGGTQVIVVPTDGEGGVNPLDLNAALRRFDVKGM, from the coding sequence ATGAGCAAGGCGGGAGAGAAGATCCTCGCGGCCCTGAAGCAGCCCCGGACGCGGATGTTCTGGCCGTTGGGCGTGCTGCTGTTCGGTGGCCTCTTCGCGTACAACGTGTGCACCGTCTACATCCGGCCGTACGAGAGCGGGGTGAAGCAGGTGATCCTCGGTGGCTCGAAAGGCATCCGGGACACGGTGTACGGGCCGGGCCTGCACTGGGTGACGCCGGGGGCCGAGCGCATGCACCGCTTCCCCACGGATCTGCAGCTGCTGGAGATGGCGGACAACCCCGCCGAGGTGGGCGAGGGCGCGGATCATCGCGTGGTGCGGGCCATCCGGATCCAGACGTCCGAGGGCTACACGGTGTCCGCGGACGTCACGGTGCTCTACCGCATCGAGAATCCGTTCAAGGTGATGACGCAGATTGGACCTGGGCGGCTGTACGAGGACTCGGCGGTGATTCCGCGCGCCGAGCAGGTGCTGCGCCGGACGCTGGGCGAGATGGACGCGGATGACTTCTACAAGGGAGACCGGCGCGACAAGGCGGTGGCGCAGGCGCAGAAGCTGCTCGTCTCGGAGCTGGAGCCCAAGGGCATCCGGGTGACGCACGTGCTGCTGCGGCAGTACCGGTACGACTCGCGCTACCAGCAGGCCATTGAGCAGCGGAAGATCCAGGATCAGTCGGTCTTCAAGAACATGGCGGAGGCGGCGGCGGCGCAGGCCGAGGCGGAGAAGAACAAGATCATCGCCGTGGGCCAGGCGACGGTGCAGGTGGAGCTGTCGCGCGGAGACGCGGAGGTGGCCAAGCTGCGCTCGGAGGCGGAGCTGTACCGGCGCACCAAGGCGGCCGAGGGTGACCTGGTGGTGAAGCTGGCCAGGGCCAAGGGAATCGAGCTGGAGAACGCGGCGCTGCGCGGGGCGGGCAGCGAGAACATGGTGGGCCTGAAGATGGCGGATGTGCTGGGAGGCACGCAGGTCATCGTGGTGCCCACGGATGGCGAGGGTGGAGTGAACCCGTTGGATCTCAACGCGGCGCTCCGGCGCTTCGATGTGAAGGGGATGTGA
- a CDS encoding MBL fold metallo-hydrolase, translating to MEVRFYGVRGSIAVSGAHAARIGGNTSCLEVVSQGHRLILDAGTGIRALGEAMMREGDPRKATLFFSHLHWDHVQGFPFFTPGYLPTTELMLYGPGTDGAQALESVLARQMEPPNFPVPLSTMRSRMTFGSALHGRTVEVGPFRVTPFDAPHPQGCLAYRVEADGHSFVYATDMEISLATLDPRVARWMEGADALCLDAQYTPDEYNGKKGIPKKGWGHSTMVDAAQVASAVNAQRLFLFHHDPAHNDEQVENMAEEARNHFAATEPAREGKRIVLGAACG from the coding sequence ATGGAAGTGCGATTCTACGGAGTGAGGGGGAGCATCGCGGTGTCGGGGGCGCACGCGGCGCGGATCGGAGGCAACACCTCGTGCCTGGAGGTGGTGAGCCAGGGGCACCGGCTCATCCTGGACGCGGGCACGGGCATCCGGGCGCTGGGCGAGGCGATGATGCGCGAGGGCGACCCGCGCAAGGCCACGCTCTTCTTCTCGCACCTGCACTGGGACCACGTGCAGGGCTTCCCCTTCTTCACGCCGGGCTACCTGCCCACCACGGAGCTGATGCTGTACGGCCCGGGGACGGACGGGGCGCAGGCGCTCGAGTCGGTGCTGGCCAGGCAGATGGAGCCGCCCAACTTCCCGGTGCCACTGTCCACCATGCGCTCGCGGATGACGTTCGGCTCGGCGCTGCACGGGCGCACGGTGGAGGTGGGACCCTTCCGGGTGACGCCCTTCGACGCGCCGCATCCCCAGGGGTGCCTGGCCTACCGCGTGGAGGCGGACGGCCACAGCTTCGTCTACGCCACGGACATGGAGATCTCCCTGGCCACGTTGGATCCACGGGTGGCGAGGTGGATGGAGGGCGCGGACGCGCTGTGCCTGGACGCCCAGTACACCCCGGACGAGTACAACGGAAAGAAGGGCATCCCGAAGAAGGGATGGGGGCACTCCACCATGGTGGACGCGGCCCAGGTGGCCTCGGCGGTGAACGCGCAGCGGCTGTTCCTGTTCCACCATGATCCGGCCCACAACGACGAGCAGGTGGAGAACATGGCCGAGGAGGCGCGCAACCACTTCGCCGCCACCGAGCCGGCGCGCGAGGGCAAGCGCATCGTGCTCGGGGCCGCCTGCGGATGA